A genomic segment from Odontesthes bonariensis isolate fOdoBon6 chromosome 8, fOdoBon6.hap1, whole genome shotgun sequence encodes:
- the cdc123 gene encoding translation initiation factor eIF2 assembly protein, with amino-acid sequence MKKEQVVNCQFSVWYPIFKKHTIKSVILPLPQNVIDYLLDDGTLVVSGSDHNTQPIRTNNSDSDAEQDVQWSDDETTTTVTAPEFPEFTSKVLEAINALGGRIFPKLNWSAPRDANWIALNSSLQCHSLSDVFLLFKSSDFITHDLTQPFLQCSDQDSPDPVIKYELVLRKWSELIPGGEFRCFVKENKLIAISQRDYTQYYQHVLKQEEQICQAVQEFFIQHIQYNFLDEDFVFDVYRDSQGRVWLIDLNPFGEVTDSLLFSWGELTSGGEIAQQQQEGPAFRYTTSEVTVQPSPCLSYRIPRDFVDLSTGEDAYKLIDFLKLKKSQQEESEEEEEEASAPQ; translated from the exons ATGAAGAAGGAGCAAGTTGTCAACTGTCAGTTCTCGGTCTGGTATCCGATATTCAAGAAACATACGATAAAAAG TGTGATTCTCCCATTGCCTCAGAATGTAATAGACTACTTACTGGATGATGGGACGCTGGTAGTCTCTGGGAG CGACCATAACACGCAGCCGATACGCACTAACAACAGCGACTCGGATGCAGAGCAAGATGTTCAG TGGTCGGACGACGAGACTACCACCACAGTCACT GCTCCCGAATTCCCCGAATTCACCTCTAAAGTGCTGGAGGCCATAAACGCCCTGGGTGGGCGCATCTTCCCCAAACTCAACTGGAGCGCCCCGCGG GATGCAAACTGGATCGCCCTGAACAGCTCCCTGCAGTGTCACAGCCTCAGTGATGTATTTCTGCTCTTCAAAAGCTCCGACTTCATCACCCACGACCTCACGCAGCC ATTCCTTCAGTGCAGTGACCAAGACTCCCCGGATCCAGTCATCAAATACGAG CTGGTCCTGAGAAAGTGGAGCGAGCTGATTCCTGGTGGAGAGTTCCGCTGCTTCGTCAAAGAAAATAAGCTGATCG CTATCTCCCAGAGAGACTACACTCAGTATTACCAACACGTCctgaagcaggaggagcagaTCTGTCAGGCCGTACAGGAGTTCTTCATCCAGCACATCCAGTATAACTTCCTGGACGAAGACT TTGTGTTTGATGTCTACCGAGACAGCCAG GGGAGGGTGTGGCTCATCGACTTGAACCCTTTTGGAGAGGTGACCGACTCGCTGCTGTTCAGCTGGGGCGAGCTGACGTCTGGCGGAGAAAtcgctcagcagcagcag GAAGGCCCAGCATTCAGATACACAACAAGCGAGGTGACAGTGCAGCCCAGTCCCTGTCTGAGCTATAGAATCCCGCGGGATTTTGTTGACCTCTCCACCGGAGAAGACGCCTACAAACTCATCGATTTCCTTAAACTG AAGAAAAGCCAACAGGAAGagtctgaggaagaagaggaggaggcgaGCGCTCCACAGTGA
- the nudt5 gene encoding ADP-sugar pyrophosphatase has product MSKPEEPKVATTPHIVKEELMAAGKWVRLDKTTYVDPAGNTRTWESVKRTTRQTNTDADGVGIIALLKRTLHKDSVVMVKQFRPPLGCCSLEFPAGLIDEGENAEAAALRELKEETGYKGEVVGVTPVTCLDPGLSNCTTQIVLVNINGDDMENINPTQQLGDGEFVEVILLPLDEFQAKIDDLLRKEKIVVDSKVYIFAMGMAQAFFKPNELPVLKQ; this is encoded by the exons ATGAGCAAACCCGAGGAACCCAAAGTGGCCACAACTCCACACATTGTGAAAGAGGAG cTCATGGCGGCTGGAAAATGGGTGAGGCTGGATAAGACCACATATGTGGATCCTGCTGGAAACACAAG AACCTGGGAGTCTGTGAAACGGACAACGAGACAGACCAACACGGATGCAGATG GTGTGGGAATCATCGCTCTGCTCAAACGGACACTCCATAAAGACTCCGTAGTGATGGTGAAGCAGTTCCGTCCTCCTCTGGGCTGCTGCAGTCTGGAGTTTCCCGCAG GACTGATCGATGAAGGGGAAAATGCTGAAGCAGCTGCACTGAGGGAGCTGAAGGAAGAAACTGGCTACAAAGGGGAAGTAGTCGGAGTCACTCCAG TGACTTGTCTGGACCCTGGTCTGTCTAATTGCACCACCCAGATCGTGCTGGTCAATATCAACGGAGACGACATGGAGAACATTAACCCCACACAGCAGCTGG gtgatggag AGTTTGTTGAAGTTATTCTTTTACCACTTGATGAATTCCAGGCAAAAATCGATG ATCTGTTGCGGAAAGAAAAAATCGTGGTGGACTCCAAGGTTTACATATTCGCCATGGGGATGGCTCAGGCCTTCTTCAAGCCGAATGAGCTGCCCGTCCTGAAGCAGTAA
- the fbxo18 gene encoding F-box DNA helicase 1, which produces MEVAVKGKAKRKHLNAQECDELGQSVEGTGALTRPHASTQGLGNCNPNWGLHPRTPTKRRKSAFASGSPSGQQKAINSFFSVTKVISTSPQKSALPSTSTFPKKGAGVVEEDEDDDDDDDVSLLAAPFVPEPEEEEDEIDDESLLAADLAPELEAEKKPLKDSCHFAVTVAPKREEEEDREMDYLEGMTAEMFGDDEEFDDWGIQSEEEEVEPLPDAHYGLLGSRNVLLEPQGRMDDLPEEVLRQVLCLVPAQDLYRSVSLVCHRWRNIIQDPKFVPFKKQYYRYMMREGETVQEVLSTLKTSGITGPRSSEHSIRNLVLLMASHKVGERVRPEDVLERVKKHRLFPQAEASIRLRIPSIQKSLHLGIEGPNPYAVMAVILILSETVGDVQTLVSLLSGCMTLTSITEYLSHMAMMLLALKRNKVKISNRLHYNIYYILHLLENGPFSVSSGQNGQPEIHLTREQQQILSHEIQDTHVIKIIAFAGTGKTTTLVKYAEQRPHLRFLYVAFNHSVASEARRVFPSNVNCKTVHSLAYNDIGRRYKSHEKLTFNTTPFAINSVLPSGHGGFTKAKLVTATLNTFMASADPSISMRHVPNFYTVKGGFRKCINAAEKWLFVQDAEMIWNKMKNVNEKSKHAFYMTHDGYLKLWQLQDPKPCLSDRYDALFIDEAQDCTPAIMDVMLSQRCAKILVGDPHQQIYTFKGAVNALDVLNHTHIFYLTQSFRFGAEIAYVGATILRVCKKVQKILVGGKQKGGVCDEAANRAVGAMRAGVSQTRGKISILSRCNVGVFAEAVRLTDANPSCRIHFIGGVQNIGLSRIMDIYHLMTQAGIQSKLIKDPLIRCFSMKKEDPFGTFKRYVTQTEDKELDGKLSIVEKYRKRIPELITSLNGCSESDMRRADFIVGTVHKAKGLEFDTVIINADFSSVPSSGHNLHHNREFSFDKIPDDEWNLIYVAVTRAKTSVVITKNILRILTVAGEYFLKSQMSSSLAAGRDPLPCSISNCPNCITQGSAFIMSREQMQCTDFQTSSGPLCERCVWTRIGPTAFLMTDDVLSMAEIPERLEPPIHHPFFVELFF; this is translated from the exons ATGGAGGTGGCTGTTAAAG GGAAGGCCAAGAGGAAGCACTTGAATGCACAGGAATGCGATGAACTGGGACAAAGTGTCGAGGGCACAGGCGCCCTCACCCGACCCCACGCATCCACCCAGGGGCTGGGTAACTGTAACCCTAATTGGGGACTGCACCCCAGGACACCTACAAAGCGACGGAAGTCTG CGTTTGCCTCAGGAAGTCCTTCTGGTCAACAGAAGGCCATCAACAGCTTCTTCTCTGTGACAAAAGTCATCAGTACTAGTCCACAAAAATCCGCTTTGCCCTCTACGTCCACATTTCCCAAAAAAGGAGCAGGAGTTGTggaagaggatgaggatgatgatgatgatgatgatgttagcCTTTTGGCGGCCCCGTTTGTTCCAGAGCccgaggaagaggaggacgagATTGATGACGAGAGTCTTTTAGCTGCTGACTTGGCTCCAGAGCTTGAGGCAGAGAAGAAGCCCCTCAAGGATTCTTGCCATTTTGCTGTTACAGTAGCACCCAagcgtgaggaggaggaggaccggGAGATGGATTATTTGGAAGGAATGACAGCAGAGATGTTTGGGGATGATGAGGAGTTCGACGATTGGGGCATTCAAAGCGAAGAGGAAGAGGTGGAGCCCCTTCCCGATGCCCACTACGGACTCCTGGGCAGCAGAAACGTGTTGCTCGAACCTCAGGGCCGAATGGACGACCTTCCAGAGGAGGTGCTGAGGCAAGTGCTGTGTCTGGTCCCTGCTCAGGACCTCTATCGCAGCGTGAGCCTCGTCTGCCACCGCTGGAGGAACATCATTCAGGATCCCAAG TTTGTGCCGTTCAAGAAGCAATACTACCGCTACATGATGAGAGAAGGGGAGACGGTGCAGGAGGTCCTCTCCACTCTGAAGACAAGTGGGATAACAGGTCCCCGGTCCTCAGAGCACAGCATACGAAACCTTGTTCT TTTAATGGCGAGCCATAAGGTGGGAGAGCGTGTGAGGCCGGAGGACGTTCTGGAACGTGTGAAGAAACATCGTCTTTTTCCTCAGGCTGAAGCCTCCATCCGATTACGCATTCCTTCTATTCAGAAGTCTCTCCATCTTGGTATCGAG GGTCCTAACCCGTATGCAGTCATGGCTGTCATATTGATCCTCAGTGAGACTGTCGGCGATGTGCAGACCTTGGTCTCTCTGCTCAGTGGCTGTATGACACTAACATCCATCACAGAGTACCTCAGCCACATGGCCATGATGCTGCTCGCGTTAAAGAGGAACAAGGTTAAGATTAGCAACAG GTTGCATTACAACATCTACTACATACTTCACCTGTTGGAGAATGGTCCCTTTTCCGTCAGCTCTGGCCAGAACGG GCAACCCGAGATTCACCTCACACGAGAACAGCAGCAGATTCTCAGCCACGAAATCCAGGACACTCACGTGATCAAAATAATAGCGTTTGCAG GTACAGGTAAGACGACCACGCTGGTGAAGTACGCCGAGCAGCGGCCACACCTCCGCTTCCTGTATGTCGCTTTCAACCACTCTGTGGCTTCCGAGGCTCGCCGCGTCTTTCCCAGCAACGTCAACTGCAAGACTGTCCACTCTTTAGCCTATAATGACATTGGGAGGAG ATATAAAAGTCACGAAAAGCTGACCTTTAACACGACGCCGTTTGCCATCAACTCTGTTCTGCCCTCTGGACACGGTGGCTTCACCAAGGCCAAGTTGGTTACGGCGACTCTCAACACCTTCATGGCTTCAGCAGACCCCAGCATCAGCATGAGACATGTCCCCAACTTCTACACAGTCAAGGGGGGATTCAGGAAATGTATCAATGCAGCTGAAAAATGG TTATTCGTACAAGATGCGGAGATGATCTGGAATAAAATGAAGAATGTCAACGAGAAATCAAAACACGCCTTTTACATGACCCACGACG GTTACCTGAAATTATGGCAGCTCCAAGACCCAAAGCCTTGCTTGTCCGACCGCTACGATGCACTTTTCATCGACGAGGCTCAGGACTGCACTCCCG CGATCATGGACGTGATGCTGTCTCAGCGCTGCGCGAAGATCCTGGTTGGAGATCCCCACCAGCAGATCTACACCTTCAAAGGAGCCGTCAACGCCTTGGACGTCCTGAACCACACTCACATCTTCTACCTTACGCAG AGTTTTCGATTCGGAGCCGAGATCGCTTATGTGGGCGCCACCATCCTAAGAGTTTGCAAGAAAGTTCAGAAGATTCTCGTGGGAGGAAAGCAGAAAG GCGGCGTGTGTGATGAAGCTGCCAACAGGGCAGTGGGCGCCATGAGGGCTGGTGTGAGTCAGACCCGAGGGAAGATTAGCATCTTATCAAGATGTAACGTTGGAGTCTTCGCCGAGGCAGTTCGGCTCACAGATGCCAACCCAAGCTGCCGGATTCACTTTATTGGG GGTGTCCAAAACATTGGGCTCAGCAGGATCATGGACATCTACCACCTGATGACTCAGGCAGGGATACAATCAAAGC TGATAAAGGACCCCCTGATTCGGtgcttttcaatgaaaaaagagGATCCCTTTGGCACCTTCAAGAGATACGTCACGCAAACCGAAGAcaaggagttggatggaaaacTGAGCATCGTGGAGAAATACCGAAAGCGCATCCCGGAACTGATCACGAGCCTGAACGGCTGCTCTGAGAGCGACATGCGGAGAGCAG ATTTCATAGTTGGAACTGTTCACAAGGCCAAAGGTCTGGAGTTTGACACTGTGATCATCAATGCCGACTTTTCATCTGTCCCCTCTTCCGGACACAACCTGCATCACAATCGGGAATTCTCATTTG ATAAAATTCCTGACGATGAGTGGAATTTGATATATGTGGCGGTGACTCGTGCCAAGACCTCTGTGGTTATCACTAAGAACATCCTCCGCATCCTCACAGTGGCTGGG